The genomic segment CGAAATCGTCCGGCAAGTATCGCCGAACATTTAGCTGCCACGATAGGTGGAATACGACCAAGGTGATACCACCAGCGGCACATGATAGTTCTGGTCGGCATGGGCAATGCCAAAAGCCAGCGTGACGCGATCAACAAAACGCGGGGTGGGCAGGTCAATTCCTTGCGAAGCGAAATAATCGCCAGCCGAAAATACCAGCTCATATTGTCCGACCTGCATCTCTTCACCTTGCAGCAAAGGCGCGTCAACCCGGCCATCCTGGTTGGTCACTGCGCTCTTCAACAGACTGCGACCGGCGGCGCTGACTGAATACAATGCAATTTTGACACCTGCGCCCGGCTTGCCCTGGGTAATATCCAAAACGTGCGTGCTTAATTTCCCAACGGCGTTTCCCATGACAGTTCCCTATATCGATTAGTTGAAAATGAGTATCGATCAAATGATATACCGCAGGGTGCAGGTCAATATATTATCCGGCATATATT from the Collimonas arenae genome contains:
- the uraH gene encoding hydroxyisourate hydrolase — its product is MGNAVGKLSTHVLDITQGKPGAGVKIALYSVSAAGRSLLKSAVTNQDGRVDAPLLQGEEMQVGQYELVFSAGDYFASQGIDLPTPRFVDRVTLAFGIAHADQNYHVPLVVSPWSYSTYRGS